A part of Anaerolineales bacterium genomic DNA contains:
- a CDS encoding restriction endonuclease → MDNPFFSHPILNSPYEYPSRHWELDMDGQPTQLIIEHRRSAEFITPIPKPRKRKHSTAPSTEQLAMILDEGEGLSTSEQQYDPTGNINLVRNFVDQWRMIPDPNDWKVTPETARLLQHWRKHQFADIRPFFCQVEAIETLIWLTEVAPKGGKREKDLLERLAAASNEANPGLERIAIKMATGSGKTTVMAMIIAWQTINSLRYPTSNKFTRGFLVVTPGITIRDRLRVLQPNDPDSYYDSRELVPSDMLPDLLNAKIVITNFHAFKLRERIPLSKGTRSLLQGRDEELNTLETEGQMRQRVMPELMGIKNILAINDEGHHCYHEKPGPEEEEPLTGDEREEAEANNEAARLWINGLKTVSTKIGLQRVLDLSATPFFLRGSGYAEGTIFPWTMSDFSLMDAIECGIVKLPRVPVADNIPGGDMPKFRNIWEHVGKKMPRKGRGKSKDLDPLSLPVELQTALDALYGHYEQTFALWQQAGISTPPCFIIVCQNTSISKLVYDFISGFLRENEDGSSELVPGRLELFCNFDEYGNPLARPNTLLIDSEQLESGEALDPNFRKMARDEIERFRREILQRTGDQHQAENITDQDLLREVMNTVGKMDRLGGGIRCVVSVSMLTEGWDANTVTHILGIRAFGTQLLCEQVVGRALRRQSYDLDEENLFKVEYADILGIPFNFTAKPVISKPQIPRQNVHVHAMRPERDALEIQFPRVQGYRVELPNERLEAKFTEDSTLVLTPDLVGPSITVDAGIIGEGVDLTLKYLEDVRQSTILFQLTKRLLYTHYRDPDKDPELHLFGQLKRITKLWLDNHLVCKGGTYPAQLIYQELADMACHRIHTAITRRFEDSQPIRAVLDPYNPTGSSMFVNFYTSKPSRWQTDSRKCHVNWVVTDSDWEAELCRVVESHPRVRAYIKNQGLGLEVPYLYGSLVRKYIPDFIVQVDDGHPDPLNLVIEIKGYRGEDAKEKKATMETYWVPGVNHLGTYGRWAFLELKDVYLIMDQFASKVDEELNKASQNTLVPS, encoded by the coding sequence ATGGACAATCCTTTTTTTAGCCACCCTATCCTTAACTCTCCTTACGAATACCCATCACGGCATTGGGAGCTTGATATGGATGGGCAACCGACTCAGCTGATCATTGAGCACCGTCGCAGCGCTGAGTTTATAACCCCAATTCCAAAACCCAGGAAACGAAAACATTCCACCGCTCCATCAACTGAACAATTGGCAATGATCCTCGATGAGGGGGAAGGACTTTCCACCAGCGAACAGCAGTACGACCCCACGGGAAATATCAATCTCGTCAGGAATTTTGTGGACCAATGGCGGATGATCCCCGACCCCAATGATTGGAAGGTGACCCCCGAGACCGCCCGCCTGCTGCAGCACTGGAGAAAGCACCAGTTCGCGGATATCCGCCCTTTCTTCTGCCAGGTGGAGGCGATCGAAACCCTGATCTGGCTGACCGAGGTTGCCCCCAAGGGAGGAAAGCGCGAGAAAGACCTGCTGGAGAGACTGGCAGCCGCGAGCAATGAAGCCAATCCGGGTCTTGAGCGTATCGCCATAAAGATGGCGACCGGTTCGGGAAAAACAACTGTCATGGCGATGATCATTGCCTGGCAGACGATCAATTCTCTCAGGTACCCCACAAGCAACAAATTCACCCGTGGATTCCTGGTAGTGACACCCGGAATCACCATCCGCGACCGTCTGCGGGTTTTACAACCCAACGACCCCGACAGCTATTACGACAGCCGCGAGCTGGTGCCCAGCGATATGCTACCAGACCTGCTTAATGCCAAGATAGTGATCACCAATTTCCATGCATTCAAACTGCGTGAGCGCATTCCACTCTCCAAGGGCACACGCTCCTTGCTGCAGGGTCGGGATGAAGAGCTGAACACGCTGGAGACCGAAGGCCAGATGCGGCAGCGCGTGATGCCGGAGCTGATGGGAATCAAGAACATCCTGGCTATCAATGATGAGGGACATCACTGTTACCATGAGAAGCCAGGTCCTGAAGAGGAGGAACCACTGACCGGGGATGAGCGCGAGGAAGCAGAAGCGAATAACGAGGCGGCGCGCTTGTGGATAAATGGCTTGAAGACCGTCAGTACCAAGATTGGCTTGCAGCGCGTGCTTGACCTTTCAGCTACCCCATTCTTCCTCAGGGGCTCCGGTTATGCGGAAGGGACGATCTTCCCCTGGACGATGAGCGATTTCTCGCTCATGGATGCCATCGAGTGTGGGATCGTCAAACTGCCGCGGGTTCCTGTGGCGGATAACATCCCCGGGGGTGACATGCCCAAGTTCCGCAATATCTGGGAGCATGTGGGGAAGAAGATGCCCAGGAAAGGTAGGGGAAAATCCAAAGATCTGGACCCGCTCAGCCTGCCGGTGGAGCTGCAGACTGCTCTGGATGCCTTGTATGGTCACTATGAGCAAACCTTCGCTCTCTGGCAGCAAGCCGGCATCAGCACGCCACCCTGCTTTATTATCGTCTGCCAGAACACCTCCATATCCAAACTGGTATATGACTTCATCTCAGGCTTTTTGAGGGAAAACGAAGATGGGTCGTCGGAACTGGTGCCGGGACGATTGGAGTTATTCTGCAATTTTGATGAGTATGGTAATCCATTAGCGCGCCCGAACACCCTGCTGATCGACAGTGAGCAGCTTGAATCGGGTGAAGCATTGGACCCAAACTTCAGGAAGATGGCAAGGGATGAAATTGAGCGTTTCAGGCGTGAGATCCTCCAACGCACCGGTGACCAGCACCAGGCAGAAAACATCACCGACCAGGACCTGCTGCGTGAAGTGATGAACACCGTCGGCAAAATGGATCGTTTGGGAGGTGGCATCCGCTGCGTGGTCTCAGTTTCCATGCTGACCGAAGGTTGGGATGCCAACACCGTCACCCATATCCTGGGGATCAGAGCATTTGGAACCCAATTGCTGTGCGAGCAGGTGGTCGGGCGTGCCTTACGGCGCCAATCTTATGACCTGGATGAGGAAAATCTCTTTAAGGTGGAATACGCCGATATCCTGGGGATTCCGTTCAATTTCACTGCCAAACCGGTCATTTCCAAACCGCAGATACCGCGTCAAAATGTTCATGTGCATGCAATGCGACCGGAAAGGGATGCGCTCGAAATCCAGTTCCCACGCGTGCAGGGCTACCGGGTGGAGCTGCCCAATGAGCGCCTGGAAGCGAAATTTACCGAAGATTCAACCCTGGTGCTAACCCCTGACCTGGTGGGACCATCCATCACCGTAGATGCAGGGATCATCGGTGAAGGAGTGGATTTAACTCTGAAATATTTGGAGGACGTGCGCCAATCGACCATTCTATTTCAACTCACCAAACGCCTGCTGTACACGCACTACCGCGACCCAGATAAGGATCCCGAGCTACACCTATTCGGGCAGCTCAAACGCATCACCAAACTGTGGCTGGATAATCACCTGGTTTGTAAAGGTGGCACCTACCCAGCCCAGCTGATCTACCAGGAATTAGCCGACATGGCATGCCACCGCATCCATACTGCCATTACGCGCCGTTTTGAGGATTCCCAGCCTATCCGGGCCGTGCTTGACCCCTACAACCCAACCGGGTCGAGTATGTTCGTCAACTTTTATACCTCCAAACCCAGCCGCTGGCAGACCGACTCGCGTAAATGCCATGTGAATTGGGTGGTGACCGATAGTGATTGGGAGGCTGAACTGTGCCGAGTGGTTGAGTCGCACCCACGCGTGCGGGCTTATATCAAGAACCAGGGACTTGGGCTGGAAGTGCCTTATCTATACGGCTCGCTGGTACGCAAATACATCCCCGATTTTATCGTTCAGGTGGACGATGGGCACCCAGACCCGTTGAACCTGGTCATCGAGATCAAGGGATACCGGGGAGAGGATGCCAAGGAAAAGAAAGCCACGATGGAGACCTACTGGGTGCCAGGGGTAAACCACCTGGGCACCTATGGGCGCTGGGCGTTCCTGGAGCTCAAGGATGTCTATTTGATAATGGATCAATTTGCCAGCAAGGTTGATGAAGAATTGAATAAAGCCAGCCAAAACACGCTGGTACCGTCATAG
- a CDS encoding site-specific DNA-methyltransferase, which translates to MARNNHKTKKSVESIKHTEASRTHIPTAEFQSVLSEELQSPIQVAYQRRNPDLDPQLVWRGKDLQDWSDLVVQAPPLYIQEKIQPKVLIDDLLRHTEKAEKAGIPQQLDMFADFNGLPSEAAKTEFYQHEANWSNRMILGDSLQIMASLAEREGLHGKVQCIYIDPPYGIKFNSNFQWSTTSRDVTDGKADHITREPEQVKAFRDTWRDGVHSYLTYLRDRLTIGRDLLTESGSLIIQIGDENVHNIRELMDEVFGTSNYVATISFTKTSGQTKTSYVPIASDYLIIYAKNSNVMKYRQIFVPKTLGGEGSKEHRNIELIDGTTRSTPITQDEIRDLSSLPIGSRVYATGPIVSQGSSREGSADIQVEADGKKFVLSCGPRRHWSVGVDGTKLLWKIGRLVHAEGLRIFKRFFNDFPYSPLTNVWTDTRGETDMSYVVQTSTRVIERCILMLTDPGDLVLDPTCGSGTTAFVAEQWGRRWITIDTSRVALALARARIMGSVFPYYMLSDSQIGQQKEAELNHKGFSNNPTYENIRQGFVYERVPHITLSSIANNSELFVIWEEYQHEFSLLLDQINLLLHKGWHEWEVPKTVNIDWPPQVKKIHEKWWQLHVDRRKAIDASIAANTDNEYLYDQPFQENRKVRVAGPFTIESLSPHRVLGVDENDELIDQVAEGKTGYAPGQSFEQMILENLKTAGVQQAHKEDKINFFSLTPWPGYYISAEGRYFEGDEERGRERRAGIFIGPEFGTVGRPDLVAAAREAGDAGFDVLVACAFNYDARSTEFNKLGAIPVLKARMNADLHMAKDLKSTGKGNLFVIFGEPDIDILEAEDGQIQVKINGVDVFHPDTGEVRSDGAEGIACWFIDTDYNEESFFVRHAYFLGANDPYSALKTTLKAEINEEAWESLHSDTSRPFDQPASGRIAVKVINHLGDEVMKVFKVR; encoded by the coding sequence ATGGCAAGGAATAACCACAAGACGAAAAAATCTGTTGAATCTATCAAACACACCGAGGCTTCACGGACGCACATCCCTACTGCAGAGTTCCAGTCCGTGTTGAGTGAGGAGCTGCAAAGCCCAATCCAGGTTGCTTACCAGCGCCGGAACCCAGACCTGGACCCGCAGCTGGTGTGGCGGGGCAAGGACTTGCAGGATTGGTCTGATCTGGTCGTGCAAGCCCCACCGCTCTATATCCAGGAGAAGATCCAGCCCAAGGTGCTAATTGACGACCTGCTTCGCCATACCGAGAAAGCGGAGAAAGCCGGTATCCCCCAACAGCTGGATATGTTTGCGGATTTCAACGGACTGCCCAGTGAAGCCGCCAAAACCGAGTTCTACCAGCACGAGGCTAACTGGAGCAACCGCATGATCCTGGGTGACAGCTTGCAGATAATGGCATCACTTGCTGAAAGAGAAGGTCTACACGGGAAAGTGCAGTGTATTTATATTGACCCTCCATATGGTATTAAATTCAATTCAAATTTTCAATGGTCAACAACCAGCCGAGATGTGACGGATGGTAAAGCGGATCACATCACCCGCGAACCAGAGCAGGTAAAAGCATTTCGTGATACTTGGCGAGATGGTGTTCACTCTTACCTTACATACCTTCGTGATAGATTGACCATCGGACGTGATTTACTCACCGAATCTGGAAGCCTAATTATTCAAATTGGTGATGAAAATGTACATAATATAAGGGAATTGATGGATGAAGTTTTTGGGACAAGTAATTATGTTGCTACTATTTCATTTACAAAAACTAGTGGTCAAACAAAAACTAGTTATGTACCGATAGCATCTGATTATTTAATTATCTATGCCAAGAATAGCAATGTAATGAAATATCGACAGATTTTTGTTCCCAAAACTCTTGGAGGAGAAGGATCGAAAGAACATAGGAATATTGAGTTAATTGACGGCACAACGCGCTCGACACCAATTACCCAGGATGAAATCAGAGATCTATCTTCCCTACCTATAGGTTCTCGTGTCTATGCAACAGGCCCGATAGTTTCACAGGGATCGTCTAGGGAAGGATCTGCTGATATACAGGTAGAAGCTGATGGTAAAAAATTTGTACTTAGTTGTGGACCTCGACGACATTGGTCAGTCGGTGTAGATGGCACAAAATTATTATGGAAGATTGGACGCCTTGTTCATGCAGAAGGATTACGGATTTTTAAACGGTTTTTCAATGATTTTCCTTATTCACCATTAACGAATGTATGGACAGATACACGTGGTGAAACTGATATGAGTTATGTTGTACAGACATCGACTCGTGTAATTGAACGTTGTATATTAATGTTGACTGATCCAGGCGATCTTGTTCTTGATCCAACTTGTGGCTCTGGAACAACTGCATTTGTAGCAGAGCAGTGGGGAAGAAGATGGATCACAATTGACACATCGCGAGTGGCTCTAGCGTTAGCACGTGCTAGAATTATGGGTTCAGTATTTCCGTATTATATGCTTTCAGATTCACAAATAGGGCAGCAAAAAGAAGCTGAACTTAATCATAAAGGTTTTTCAAATAATCCAACATATGAAAATATCAGGCAAGGTTTTGTATATGAACGTGTTCCCCATATTACATTAAGTTCTATTGCAAACAATAGTGAATTATTTGTGATTTGGGAAGAGTATCAGCATGAATTTAGTTTACTACTCGATCAAATAAATCTGCTCCTACATAAAGGTTGGCATGAGTGGGAAGTGCCTAAAACTGTAAATATTGATTGGCCTCCTCAAGTAAAAAAAATACATGAAAAATGGTGGCAATTGCACGTCGACCGTCGAAAAGCAATCGATGCATCTATTGCTGCTAACACAGATAATGAATACTTATATGATCAACCGTTCCAAGAAAATCGAAAGGTTCGGGTAGCTGGACCTTTTACAATTGAAAGTCTCTCACCTCATCGCGTCCTAGGGGTGGACGAAAATGATGAGCTGATTGATCAAGTAGCGGAGGGGAAAACCGGCTATGCCCCTGGGCAGAGCTTCGAGCAAATGATTCTAGAAAACCTCAAAACTGCCGGTGTGCAGCAAGCGCATAAAGAAGACAAGATCAATTTCTTCTCCCTCACCCCCTGGCCAGGGTATTACATCTCTGCCGAAGGGCGCTACTTCGAGGGTGATGAAGAAAGAGGCCGCGAACGACGGGCAGGGATTTTCATCGGTCCAGAATTTGGCACCGTAGGTCGGCCCGACCTGGTGGCTGCAGCGCGTGAGGCGGGAGATGCCGGCTTCGATGTGCTGGTAGCTTGCGCGTTCAATTATGATGCACGTTCCACCGAGTTCAATAAACTAGGTGCCATCCCGGTGCTCAAAGCGCGCATGAATGCCGATTTACATATGGCGAAGGACTTGAAAAGCACAGGCAAGGGCAACCTGTTCGTCATCTTCGGCGAGCCGGATATCGATATTCTGGAGGCGGAAGATGGGCAGATCCAGGTAAAGATCAATGGGGTAGATGTATTCCACCCCGATACAGGCGAAGTGCGCAGCGATGGCGCTGAAGGAATCGCCTGTTGGTTTATTGACACCGATTACAACGAAGAGAGCTTCTTTGTTCGGCATGCTTATTTCCTGGGTGCCAACGACCCCTATTCCGCCCTAAAGACCACACTCAAAGCTGAGATCAACGAAGAAGCCTGGGAATCACTCCACAGCGACACATCACGTCCCTTTGATCAACCTGCCTCCGGTCGCATCGCGGTCAAAGTCATCAACCACCTGGGGGATGAGGTGATGAAGGTCTTCAAGGTGAGATGA
- a CDS encoding DNA helicase, whose amino-acid sequence MEFRIADTFVDSLGKLSNPEQKVVKTTVFDLQVNPASPGMSFHRLDRAQDTNFASVRVSDDIRLIVHQGENSLLICYVGHHDNAYQWASRRKLETHPTTGAAQLVEVRETVQEIIIPSYVAVEMPKPPLFAGKSEAELLSYGVPPEWLEDVRSATEDNYLDLADHLPAEAAEALLELAVGGEPQPSPVPAAVLDPFDHPDALRRFRIMSGMDELLRALEYPWEKWTIFLHPEQQKIVSGNYSGPARVSGSAGTGKTVVALHRAIYLAKMNPESRILLATFSETLANALKNKIRMLIQNQPRLADQIEVYAMNALGERLYKLNLGNVQIASAETIQALLSESSKMVGGHTFNLHFLTTEWNQVVDAWQLNTWEAYRDVLRLGRKTRLTEPHRKTLWSIFELTRSALKEHVLITNAELFSQLATFFSAGQRAPFDFIVIDESQDINIPQLRLLAALGGDHPNNLFFAGDLGQRIFQQPFSWLALGVDVRGRSKTLRINYRTSHQIRTQSDKLLGPEIADVDGITETRSGTISVFNGPPPTIESFGDEASEIEAVAVWLKERIDDGLHPEEIGVFVRSDAQISRAKAAIENAEVTYKVLDQKIETMVGHASLCTMHLAKGLEFRAVVVMACDDEVIPLQDRIEQVTDTSDLEDVYNTERHLLYVACTRARDHLLVTGVEPASEFLDDMRM is encoded by the coding sequence ATGGAATTCCGCATTGCTGACACGTTCGTCGACAGCCTGGGCAAGCTGAGCAACCCCGAGCAGAAGGTGGTTAAGACCACTGTGTTCGATCTGCAGGTCAATCCCGCCAGCCCGGGTATGAGCTTTCACAGACTGGATCGTGCACAAGACACCAATTTTGCCTCAGTGCGCGTGAGCGATGATATCCGCTTGATCGTCCACCAGGGGGAAAACAGCCTGTTGATCTGTTACGTCGGTCACCATGACAACGCCTACCAGTGGGCGTCCAGGCGCAAGCTCGAAACACATCCAACTACCGGCGCAGCCCAGCTGGTGGAGGTGCGAGAAACCGTTCAGGAGATCATCATCCCCTCTTACGTGGCTGTTGAGATGCCCAAACCTCCACTGTTTGCTGGTAAATCTGAAGCTGAGCTACTTTCCTACGGTGTCCCTCCTGAATGGCTGGAGGATGTGCGCTCTGCCACCGAGGACAACTACCTTGACTTGGCTGATCACCTGCCTGCAGAAGCCGCTGAAGCGCTGCTTGAACTGGCGGTAGGAGGCGAACCTCAACCTTCGCCGGTACCTGCAGCTGTTCTAGATCCCTTCGATCATCCCGATGCACTCAGACGGTTCCGAATCATGAGTGGGATGGACGAACTCCTACGCGCTCTTGAGTATCCCTGGGAAAAATGGACCATCTTCTTGCATCCTGAGCAGCAAAAGATTGTAAGCGGAAATTATAGCGGTCCGGCACGCGTTTCCGGCTCGGCAGGGACCGGCAAGACGGTAGTTGCGCTTCATCGAGCTATCTACCTGGCAAAGATGAATCCTGAGTCAAGGATTCTCCTGGCAACATTTTCCGAGACCCTCGCTAATGCCTTAAAAAATAAAATACGAATGCTGATTCAAAACCAGCCGCGCTTGGCAGACCAGATTGAAGTCTATGCGATGAACGCTCTCGGTGAGCGGCTTTATAAATTAAATTTGGGGAATGTTCAAATTGCTTCCGCTGAAACTATCCAGGCATTATTATCTGAATCTTCGAAAATGGTCGGAGGGCACACCTTCAATCTTCACTTTCTAACTACAGAGTGGAACCAAGTGGTTGATGCATGGCAATTGAATACTTGGGAGGCTTATCGCGATGTTTTACGGCTGGGCCGTAAAACGCGACTCACGGAGCCACACAGAAAAACTCTATGGTCGATATTCGAGCTAACCCGGTCTGCACTGAAGGAACATGTGCTGATTACCAATGCAGAGCTTTTTAGCCAATTGGCAACGTTTTTCTCAGCAGGTCAACGGGCACCCTTTGATTTTATAGTAATCGATGAATCCCAGGATATTAATATTCCTCAGCTCAGGTTGTTAGCAGCGCTTGGTGGCGATCATCCAAATAATCTTTTCTTTGCTGGAGACCTGGGCCAACGAATTTTCCAGCAACCATTTTCATGGTTGGCATTGGGAGTGGATGTGCGTGGCCGATCGAAGACCTTACGTATCAATTATCGCACCTCGCACCAGATTCGCACTCAATCTGACAAACTGCTTGGCCCTGAAATTGCCGATGTGGATGGCATCACTGAAACACGCAGCGGAACGATCTCTGTTTTCAATGGACCACCCCCAACGATTGAGTCATTTGGCGATGAAGCCTCTGAAATAGAAGCGGTCGCAGTCTGGCTTAAAGAGCGTATTGATGATGGTTTACATCCTGAAGAAATCGGGGTTTTTGTTCGATCGGATGCTCAAATTTCAAGGGCAAAAGCTGCGATTGAAAATGCTGAAGTTACCTACAAAGTACTTGACCAGAAGATTGAGACAATGGTTGGACATGCGTCCTTATGTACGATGCATCTGGCAAAAGGTCTTGAGTTCCGGGCAGTGGTTGTAATGGCTTGTGATGATGAAGTCATACCTTTGCAGGATCGGATAGAACAGGTAACGGACACATCGGATCTGGAAGATGTCTATAACACCGAACGGCACTTACTCTATGTAGCATGCACGAGGGCACGCGACCATTTGCTGGTTACCGGCGTGGAGCCAGCATCTGAGTTTTTGGATGATATGAGGATGTAG
- a CDS encoding cobalamin-binding protein — MYPIIKEIYQNILYGQQNEIVINIHSALDSGFAAKTVLDEGMITAMAEIGRQFEAGECFIPEMLVAARAMQVGLTALKPSLNVDGVKATGIIAVGTVKGDLHDIGKNLVALMLEGAGFDVMDLGADVDKEEFVAIAESVNIIALSAMLTTTMPNMKEIIDALTAAGKRSMVKVIVGGAPLNEAYAKQLGSDGYAPDASSAVTLTKSLLAI, encoded by the coding sequence ATGTATCCAATAATTAAGGAAATTTATCAGAATATTTTGTATGGTCAACAGAATGAAATTGTGATAAACATTCACTCTGCTCTGGATTCTGGATTCGCAGCAAAGACAGTGCTCGATGAAGGTATGATTACTGCTATGGCTGAAATCGGGCGGCAGTTTGAGGCTGGCGAGTGCTTCATACCAGAAATGTTAGTTGCTGCTCGTGCTATGCAGGTAGGGTTAACTGCACTCAAACCAAGTTTGAACGTGGATGGTGTTAAAGCTACTGGAATAATTGCCGTTGGCACAGTCAAAGGTGACCTGCACGACATCGGGAAGAACTTGGTGGCATTAATGCTGGAAGGTGCGGGCTTTGACGTAATGGATTTGGGAGCCGACGTTGATAAAGAAGAATTCGTTGCAATAGCAGAGAGCGTAAATATTATTGCCCTCTCTGCAATGTTAACCACCACGATGCCGAATATGAAAGAGATTATCGATGCATTAACCGCCGCAGGAAAACGCAGCATGGTCAAGGTGATTGTAGGTGGAGCACCACTAAATGAAGCATATGCTAAACAGCTCGGGTCAGATGGTTATGCGCCGGATGCAAGCAGCGCAGTGACATTGACGAAGTCCTTGCTTGCCATTTAA
- a CDS encoding sugar ABC transporter permease: protein MLMFMTSTSQSFYTFFILIDMRYSKIKFSLIIPAVIAMLVVAIFPLIYAINTSITKYMLNRPDQRTFYALNNFKEVLTDPRIYSTMWTTIKFTALALSLELVLGFILASCLMKISKFRNIFVSILLIPMMISPIAVGLIWKLLLHPDLGIVNYLLNVIGIGGRPWLADSSTALLTIIFVEVWQWTPFVMILFYAGLLSLPQEPFEAATIDGASGIQRIRFLTLPFMTSLIVITATLRTIDLFKTYDLVFILTRGGPGSSTETFAFYIFYLGFVKLNLGQAAAASILFVILVGILTGFLFTRLRQVEV from the coding sequence ATGTTGATGTTTATGACATCAACATCCCAATCCTTTTATACCTTTTTTATATTGATTGATATGCGATACTCAAAAATTAAATTCTCCTTGATAATTCCGGCTGTTATCGCTATGCTTGTGGTGGCAATATTTCCTTTGATATATGCAATTAATACCAGCATTACGAAATATATGTTAAATCGTCCAGATCAAAGGACTTTTTACGCATTAAACAACTTTAAGGAAGTATTGACGGATCCAAGAATTTATTCCACGATGTGGACTACAATAAAATTTACTGCCTTAGCACTCTCCCTAGAATTGGTATTAGGATTCATCCTGGCTTCTTGCTTGATGAAAATCTCCAAATTTCGTAATATATTTGTCTCGATACTATTAATACCGATGATGATATCACCTATTGCTGTAGGTCTTATTTGGAAGTTATTATTACATCCTGATTTAGGCATAGTAAATTATTTGCTAAATGTTATTGGTATCGGTGGCCGGCCTTGGTTAGCGGATAGTTCAACGGCATTATTAACGATAATATTTGTTGAAGTGTGGCAATGGACTCCATTTGTGATGATCCTATTTTATGCGGGCCTTCTATCGCTACCACAAGAGCCCTTTGAAGCAGCAACAATCGATGGGGCCAGTGGTATACAAAGAATACGTTTCCTGACTTTGCCATTTATGACATCACTGATCGTTATTACTGCCACCCTACGGACGATCGATTTATTTAAAACATATGATCTGGTTTTTATCTTAACTAGAGGAGGACCGGGATCTTCTACCGAGACATTCGCATTCTATATTTTTTATTTAGGTTTTGTAAAACTTAATCTTGGACAGGCAGCGGCTGCCTCTATTCTATTTGTTATTCTCGTTGGAATCCTTACAGGATTCTTATTTACTCGATTACGTCAAGTTGAAGTGTAG
- a CDS encoding ABC transporter substrate-binding protein: MSTKSEILRKCWAVVSLILILSLLLGLAACNKATTLPPAPTTEVQATKPVATAGNQSTTTKPFEGVTITTLQETVPDLNYWRDQLPDFEAKTGIKVIVEEVTYAGMHEKLVPQLSLPAGQGAYDVIEVDKQWVGEFVCADWLTPIGDYVARDNFDTSVYIPALWEMIGSVYGTTYMLPYYQYSMGLVYRTDIFNDPVLQKEYERLYNVPLKVPESVDEYAQVAKFLTRDTNGDGEVDQYGTAMQLARFPSYGEYSHLLFGLDGWYYDSNWNAAVNDEKGMHAIDVLLDLAKNATTPAATGYNFDEQVALFSQGNAAMIITYSPMPPVLDNPANSQVAGKLGLAVTPGGHGMQGGWGWAIPKSAPNPEAAWEFLKWVESFDVAKKRGLAGGGITRTDVFDDAEVMAKYPWQAAIKEWIATGKPFPIFCGSQQLIDILSLNVSQALAGEKDPHQAMDDAAVEMNKIVKGDPLLNK, translated from the coding sequence ATGTCTACTAAATCAGAAATTCTGAGAAAGTGTTGGGCTGTTGTAAGTCTTATTCTTATCCTGAGCTTACTTCTAGGCCTTGCAGCGTGCAATAAAGCTACTACTTTGCCGCCAGCACCCACTACCGAAGTCCAGGCTACAAAGCCGGTTGCAACAGCTGGTAATCAATCGACGACCACTAAGCCTTTCGAAGGTGTGACAATTACTACCCTCCAAGAAACAGTACCGGACCTGAACTACTGGAGGGACCAGCTTCCAGATTTCGAAGCCAAGACTGGTATAAAGGTCATCGTTGAAGAAGTGACCTATGCTGGTATGCATGAAAAGCTCGTTCCTCAGCTCTCATTGCCAGCTGGGCAGGGAGCCTATGATGTAATTGAGGTTGATAAGCAGTGGGTAGGTGAATTTGTTTGTGCCGATTGGCTTACACCTATTGGTGATTACGTCGCTCGAGATAATTTCGATACTTCTGTTTATATACCTGCATTATGGGAAATGATTGGTTCGGTGTACGGAACCACATACATGCTACCTTATTATCAATACTCCATGGGTCTGGTATACCGCACCGACATATTCAATGACCCCGTCCTGCAAAAAGAATACGAAAGACTTTATAATGTTCCCCTTAAAGTTCCTGAAAGCGTAGATGAATATGCTCAGGTAGCCAAATTCCTGACCCGGGATACCAACGGTGATGGAGAGGTTGACCAATATGGAACAGCGATGCAGCTTGCTCGCTTCCCATCCTACGGCGAGTATTCTCACCTGCTATTCGGATTAGATGGTTGGTATTATGATTCCAACTGGAATGCAGCCGTAAATGATGAGAAGGGTATGCACGCGATTGATGTGCTCCTCGATCTTGCTAAAAATGCAACAACACCAGCAGCTACAGGATATAACTTTGACGAACAGGTGGCATTATTCTCACAGGGTAACGCTGCAATGATCATTACCTATAGCCCAATGCCTCCCGTATTGGATAACCCAGCTAACTCACAGGTTGCTGGAAAATTAGGTTTAGCAGTGACACCTGGAGGTCATGGTATGCAGGGAGGTTGGGGTTGGGCAATTCCGAAAAGCGCGCCAAATCCCGAGGCAGCTTGGGAATTCCTCAAATGGGTAGAATCATTTGATGTTGCTAAGAAGCGAGGCTTAGCAGGTGGCGGTATTACCCGCACGGATGTGTTTGACGATGCTGAGGTTATGGCAAAGTATCCGTGGCAGGCAGCGATAAAGGAATGGATTGCTACTGGCAAACCGTTCCCGATCTTCTGCGGATCCCAACAGCTAATTGATATCCTATCACTGAATGTATCACAAGCATTGGCAGGGGAGAAAGATCCGCATCAAGCTATGGATGATGCAGCAGTAGAGATGAATAAAATAGTTAAAGGTGATCCATTGCTTAATAAATAG